In Ctenopharyngodon idella isolate HZGC_01 chromosome 1, HZGC01, whole genome shotgun sequence, a single genomic region encodes these proteins:
- the LOC127508262 gene encoding uncharacterized protein LOC127508262 isoform X5 — translation MKKERSLRQMLTMKAQMDVICCKSVGTDLSMLDIEDFISEICQLKKEVASLEAKLRERGDKPNREDLEKVSVCVTDRDRSSGFSLEIQRHTGLRAQPHFTVLY, via the exons ATGAAGAAAGAACGAAGTCTGAGacag atgttGACCATGAAAGCGCAGATGGATGTGATCTGCTGTAAATCAGTAGGAACTGATCTGTCCATGCTGGATATTGAGGATTTCATCAGTGAAATCTGTCAGCTGAAGAAAGAGGTGGCGTCACTGGAGGCAAAGCTGAGAGAAAGAGGAGACAAACCCAACAGAGAG GATCTGGAGAAGGTTTCAGTGTGTGTGACTGACAGGGACAGAAGCTCAGGATTCAGTCTGGAGATCCAGAGACACACAGGACTCAGAGCTCAGCCTCACTTTACTGTGTTATACTGA
- the LOC127508409 gene encoding B-cell receptor CD22-like isoform X2 gives MVMSVRMAPPLPLIFLLMIPGVSGADWGVSYSPSHICALKNSSVIMSCTYTYPTGYQIMRVFWTKGPVDDVNPPDLSEGPECSQRLQYLGDKQQNCTIRLSHVTLTDSHMYYFRFTTDKPDGRWIGKSGVILSVTDLHVESPERVTEGDSVRLTCKSSCTLTYRATFIWYRNSQPLTERRDRNNELLLQSVRREDAGRYSCAVPEDNYISPAVYLNVMYPPQYTFAWVSPCCEIVAGDSVTLICSSDSNPPAEISWFKGETFVGSGRIFNISKISSDDSGEYKCRSINEHGEKYSDAVTLKITSVGCLVILCISIGVVCVAVVIITMVLIWGSRMKKRNDTLKSQMNQSKHHYNRRKACDVELSQPVYENAMINRKRP, from the exons atggtgatgtCAGTCAGAAtggctcctcctcttcctctgatCTTTCTGCTCATGATTCCCG GGGTTTCTGGTGCTGATTGGGGTGTGAGTTACAGTccttcacacatctgtgcaCTAAAGAACTCATCAGTGATAATGAGCTGCACTTATACATACCCTACTGGATATCAGATCATGAGAGTGTTCTGGACCAAAGGCCCTGTAGATGATGTAAATCCTCCAGATCTGTCTGAGGGCCCTGAATGCAGTCAGAGGCTTCAGTATCTGGGAGataaacagcagaactgcaccatcagactgagtcatgtgacactgacggATTCACACATGTACTATTTCAGATTCACCACTGATAAACCTGATGGTAGATGGATTGGTAAATCAGGAGTGATTCTTTCTGTCACAG atcttcatgtggagtctcctgagagagtgacagagggagattcagtccgtctgacatgtaaaagcagctgcactctgacttacagagcaacattcatctggtacagaaactcacagccattaactgagagaagagacagaaacaatgaactcctgctgcagtcagtcagaagagaggatgCAGGCAGATATAGCTGTGCTGTACCTGAAGACAATTACATCTCTCCCGCTGTTTATCTCAATGTCATGT aTCCTCCACAGTACACATTTGCATGggtgagcccatgttgtgagaTAGTGGcgggagattcagtgactctgatctgcagcagtgattcaaaccctcctgcagaaatcagctggtttaaaggagaaacgtttgtaggatctggaagaatcttcaacatctcaaagatcagctctgatgacagtggagaatacaagtgcagatccatcaatgaacatggagagaaatactctgatgctgtgactttaaaAATCACGT CTGTAGGATGTTTGGTGATATTATGCATATCCATTGGAGTGGTTTGTGTAGCTGTCGTTATCATCACGATGGTGCTGATTTG GGGAAGCAGgatgaaaaagagaaatgaCACACTTAAATCTCAG ATGAATCAGTCCAAACATCACTATAACAGACGCAAAGCTTGTGATGTTGAGTTGAGTCAACCTGTGTATGAGAATGCAATG ATTAACAGAAAGAGGCCATAG
- the LOC127508409 gene encoding B-cell receptor CD22-like isoform X1, with the protein MVMSVRMAPPLPLIFLLMIPGVSGADWGVSYSPSHICALKNSSVIMSCTYTYPTGYQIMRVFWTKGPVDDVNPPDLSEGPECSQRLQYLGDKQQNCTIRLSHVTLTDSHMYYFRFTTDKPDGRWIGKSGVILSVTDLHVESPERVTEGDSVRLTCKSSCTLTYRATFIWYRNSQPLTERRDRNNELLLQSVRREDAGRYSCAVPEDNYISPAVYLNVMYPPQYTFAWVSPCCEIVAGDSVTLICSSDSNPPAEISWFKGETFVGSGRIFNISKISSDDSGEYKCRSINEHGEKYSDAVTLKITSVGCLVILCISIGVVCVAVVIITMVLIWGSRMKKRNDTLKSQMNQSKHHYNRRKACDVELSQPVYENAMVSVLTELFTLH; encoded by the exons atggtgatgtCAGTCAGAAtggctcctcctcttcctctgatCTTTCTGCTCATGATTCCCG GGGTTTCTGGTGCTGATTGGGGTGTGAGTTACAGTccttcacacatctgtgcaCTAAAGAACTCATCAGTGATAATGAGCTGCACTTATACATACCCTACTGGATATCAGATCATGAGAGTGTTCTGGACCAAAGGCCCTGTAGATGATGTAAATCCTCCAGATCTGTCTGAGGGCCCTGAATGCAGTCAGAGGCTTCAGTATCTGGGAGataaacagcagaactgcaccatcagactgagtcatgtgacactgacggATTCACACATGTACTATTTCAGATTCACCACTGATAAACCTGATGGTAGATGGATTGGTAAATCAGGAGTGATTCTTTCTGTCACAG atcttcatgtggagtctcctgagagagtgacagagggagattcagtccgtctgacatgtaaaagcagctgcactctgacttacagagcaacattcatctggtacagaaactcacagccattaactgagagaagagacagaaacaatgaactcctgctgcagtcagtcagaagagaggatgCAGGCAGATATAGCTGTGCTGTACCTGAAGACAATTACATCTCTCCCGCTGTTTATCTCAATGTCATGT aTCCTCCACAGTACACATTTGCATGggtgagcccatgttgtgagaTAGTGGcgggagattcagtgactctgatctgcagcagtgattcaaaccctcctgcagaaatcagctggtttaaaggagaaacgtttgtaggatctggaagaatcttcaacatctcaaagatcagctctgatgacagtggagaatacaagtgcagatccatcaatgaacatggagagaaatactctgatgctgtgactttaaaAATCACGT CTGTAGGATGTTTGGTGATATTATGCATATCCATTGGAGTGGTTTGTGTAGCTGTCGTTATCATCACGATGGTGCTGATTTG GGGAAGCAGgatgaaaaagagaaatgaCACACTTAAATCTCAG ATGAATCAGTCCAAACATCACTATAACAGACGCAAAGCTTGTGATGTTGAGTTGAGTCAACCTGTGTATGAGAATGCAATGGTAAGTGTTTTAACTGAACTTTTCACACTTCACTGA